A single Bacillus sp. HMF5848 DNA region contains:
- the mnhG gene encoding monovalent cation/H(+) antiporter subunit G, with translation MIEISKIVLGFIILLGTALSLVTSIGLIRLPDVYTRSHAASKSATLGVLLILFAAFLLFGINTGHLNARLFLAIVFLFLTAPVAGHLLSRAAYHSNVPLWEKSVEDDLKKRVLEKKQTEQA, from the coding sequence ATAATCGAGATTAGTAAAATTGTATTAGGGTTTATCATTTTATTAGGAACAGCTTTAAGTCTAGTGACATCTATCGGTTTAATTCGGTTGCCGGATGTATATACACGGAGCCATGCAGCCTCTAAAAGCGCTACACTCGGAGTATTGTTAATACTATTCGCGGCATTTTTATTATTTGGGATAAATACAGGGCATCTCAATGCACGATTATTTTTGGCAATTGTTTTCTTATTTTTAACAGCACCGGTAGCGGGACATTTATTAAGCAGAGCTGCGTACCACTCTAATGTACCTTTATGGGAAAAAAGTGTTGAGGATGATTTAAAGAAAAGAGTTCTGGAGAAAAAGCAAACAGAGCAGGCATAA
- a CDS encoding Na(+)/H(+) antiporter subunit F1: protein MLDILLNISLVIMSISTLLALYRVVKGPSIPDRMIALDTIGVYLMGLTAITSLKLNTDAFLEVIMLIGALAFIGTVALSKFIERGYIIEHNRD from the coding sequence ATGCTGGATATATTACTTAACATATCTTTAGTTATCATGAGCATATCCACATTGCTCGCTCTCTATCGAGTTGTGAAAGGCCCATCGATTCCAGACCGCATGATAGCTCTTGATACAATCGGAGTGTATTTAATGGGGTTAACTGCGATCACGTCTTTAAAATTGAATACTGATGCATTTTTAGAGGTTATTATGTTAATCGGAGCATTAGCGTTCATTGGTACTGTTGCTCTATCAAAGTTTATAGAGAGGGGGTACATCATTGAACATAATCGAGATTAG